From Haloglomus litoreum, the proteins below share one genomic window:
- a CDS encoding SIMPL domain-containing protein, with protein sequence MSTPRRSVAAVATALLLLLAGCTTFSVAADTGPVADLPADSAALSDPVAASNDTAAPTVHTTGVGEVSAAPDEAVVSLTVTALAPTAAEARERVAADTEAVRTALADAGFETVETTSFSLVADYDYTRDGRELRGYRATHGLEVTTTPDRAGEAVDTTIAAAEERRSGESTVRVDAVRFGLTDDARAAARTAALTMATENARADADAVASAAGLSVDGVRSLSVGSPAGPVFYYDRAADDGGAESGTPTTFTPGDVTVTVQVSAVYTLADGN encoded by the coding sequence ATGTCCACACCGAGACGCTCCGTCGCGGCTGTCGCGACGGCCCTGCTGCTCCTGCTGGCCGGCTGTACAACCTTCAGCGTCGCCGCCGACACCGGTCCTGTCGCAGACCTCCCCGCCGATTCGGCCGCCCTCTCCGACCCGGTCGCCGCCTCGAACGACACCGCGGCCCCGACGGTCCACACGACCGGCGTCGGTGAGGTCTCGGCCGCCCCCGACGAGGCGGTCGTCTCCCTGACGGTCACCGCCCTCGCGCCGACGGCCGCCGAGGCCCGCGAGCGGGTCGCCGCCGACACCGAGGCGGTCCGCACGGCGCTGGCGGATGCGGGCTTCGAGACGGTCGAGACGACCAGCTTCTCGCTCGTCGCCGACTACGACTACACCCGCGACGGCCGCGAGCTGCGCGGCTACCGCGCCACCCACGGCCTGGAGGTGACCACGACGCCCGACCGCGCCGGCGAGGCCGTCGATACCACCATCGCGGCCGCCGAGGAGCGCCGCTCGGGCGAGAGCACCGTCCGCGTCGATGCGGTCCGCTTCGGGCTGACCGACGACGCCCGCGCCGCCGCCCGGACCGCGGCGCTGACGATGGCGACCGAGAACGCCCGTGCCGACGCCGACGCCGTGGCGAGCGCGGCCGGCCTCTCGGTCGACGGCGTCCGGTCGCTGTCGGTCGGCTCCCCTGCGGGCCCGGTGTTCTACTACGACCGGGCGGCCGACGACGGGGGCGCCGAGTCCGGCACCCCGACCACCTTCACCCCCGGCGACGTGACCGTCACCGTCCAGGTGAGCGCGGTCTACACGCTGGCCGACGGGAACTGA
- a CDS encoding DUF7529 family protein — MVHLNSDEANPDELERIARAPDVVRNGWKRTIEEVRAMADAREEEGYETLTVFAADTATVAPGDVEEDRWGLSYLVDSSDAETVTEFDERTDFDETAVYQNQSSGNVFIATECIDLDNEAILLIAGAYRMRLAADLVRTATAAEKMYSHIRQGDGTVIATVEHEDAERFFPNPDEFYAYEVTGTPADTLPDEALEDDEPSDSE, encoded by the coding sequence ATGGTCCACCTGAACTCTGATGAGGCCAATCCCGACGAACTCGAACGGATCGCCCGTGCGCCGGACGTGGTCCGGAACGGATGGAAGCGGACCATCGAGGAGGTCCGGGCGATGGCCGACGCCCGCGAGGAGGAGGGGTACGAGACGCTGACCGTCTTCGCGGCCGACACCGCGACGGTCGCGCCCGGTGACGTCGAGGAGGACCGCTGGGGGCTGAGCTACCTTGTCGACAGCAGCGACGCCGAGACCGTCACCGAGTTCGACGAACGGACCGACTTCGACGAGACCGCAGTCTACCAGAACCAGTCGAGTGGCAACGTCTTCATCGCCACCGAGTGCATCGACCTGGACAACGAGGCCATCCTCCTCATCGCGGGGGCCTACCGGATGCGCCTGGCCGCCGACCTCGTCCGGACCGCCACCGCCGCCGAGAAGATGTACAGCCACATCCGCCAGGGCGACGGCACCGTCATCGCCACCGTCGAGCACGAGGACGCCGAACGCTTCTTCCCGAACCCCGACGAGTTCTACGCCTACGAGGTCACCGGGACCCCCGCCGACACACTCCCCGACGAGGCGCTCGAGGACGACGAGCCGTCGGACTCGGAGTGA
- a CDS encoding DUF7555 family protein: MTSDRVLRVVDFVAWVAALSGAVVVVAGTPALLIGGLPAVKQFLFVVGILMFGYASFAIQPERPHRDGQMVTASRDTESEFEARLQDTLPVEERLPYDKRVSRDTKLFVSSIVVLVVSLLLELGLGVPG, from the coding sequence ATGACGAGTGACCGGGTCCTCCGGGTCGTCGACTTCGTCGCCTGGGTGGCCGCGCTCTCGGGCGCGGTCGTCGTCGTCGCGGGGACCCCGGCACTGCTCATCGGCGGACTGCCGGCCGTGAAGCAGTTCCTGTTCGTCGTCGGGATTCTCATGTTCGGCTACGCCAGTTTCGCCATCCAGCCCGAGCGACCCCACCGCGACGGGCAGATGGTGACGGCCAGCCGGGACACCGAGTCCGAGTTCGAGGCCCGGCTCCAGGACACCCTCCCCGTCGAGGAGCGGCTCCCCTACGACAAGCGGGTCAGCCGCGACACCAAGCTGTTCGTCAGCAGCATCGTCGTCCTGGTGGTCTCGCTGCTGCTGGAGCTGGGGCTCGGCGTTCCGGGGTGA
- a CDS encoding ABC transporter ATP-binding protein, which translates to MSKVTERARTEASQETLVDVENLKKYYGGEGMFADPPVKAVDDVSFEIRRGETFGLVGESGSGKSTLGRTLIQLENATEGRVLFDGRDITELSGDDLKQWRKNAQMVFQDPESSLNDRMTVGEIIVEPLSAHGWKTKQDRRERALELLSEVGLREEHYYRYPHQFSGGQRQRIGIARALALEPEFIVLDEPVSALDVSVQAKIITLLEDLQEEHDLTYLFIAHDLSVIRHICDRVAVMYLGKIMELGETEEMYENPANPYTQSLLSAIPTPDPTAERTRITLPGTPPSPRDPPVGCQFSTRCPAKIHPEEYADLSDEVWDAIERFREIVRERSRQELGLVDQARLRLGRFSKYDDIDDAVEDLFGELEVPDEVAAAVDEASEQVKAGDPGEARQQLYDEFGGICDRERPDFHPIGNTGRKSYCHRHTDEYEDPELVIERRIDDE; encoded by the coding sequence ATGAGCAAGGTCACCGAGAGAGCACGGACGGAAGCGAGCCAGGAGACCCTGGTCGACGTCGAGAACCTGAAGAAGTACTACGGCGGGGAGGGGATGTTCGCAGACCCGCCGGTGAAGGCGGTCGACGACGTGAGCTTCGAGATCCGCCGCGGCGAGACGTTCGGGCTGGTCGGCGAGTCCGGCTCCGGAAAGAGCACGCTCGGCCGGACGCTCATCCAGCTCGAGAACGCGACCGAGGGCCGGGTCCTGTTCGACGGCCGGGATATCACCGAGCTGTCGGGGGACGACCTGAAACAGTGGCGCAAGAACGCGCAGATGGTGTTCCAGGACCCCGAGTCCAGCCTCAACGACCGGATGACGGTCGGCGAGATCATCGTGGAGCCGCTCTCGGCCCACGGCTGGAAGACGAAGCAGGACCGACGCGAGCGGGCGCTGGAGCTGCTCTCGGAGGTCGGCCTCCGCGAGGAGCACTACTACCGCTATCCGCACCAGTTCAGCGGCGGCCAGCGCCAGCGTATCGGCATCGCCCGCGCGCTGGCGCTCGAACCCGAGTTCATCGTGCTCGACGAGCCGGTGTCGGCGCTGGACGTCTCCGTCCAGGCGAAGATCATCACCCTGCTCGAGGACCTGCAGGAGGAGCACGACCTCACCTACCTGTTCATCGCCCACGACCTCTCGGTCATCCGGCACATCTGCGACCGGGTCGCCGTGATGTACCTGGGGAAGATCATGGAACTGGGCGAGACCGAGGAGATGTACGAGAACCCCGCGAACCCGTACACCCAGTCGCTGCTGTCGGCCATCCCGACGCCGGACCCGACGGCCGAGCGGACGCGGATCACCCTGCCCGGAACGCCGCCGAGCCCGCGGGACCCGCCCGTCGGCTGTCAGTTCTCGACCCGGTGTCCGGCGAAAATCCACCCCGAGGAGTACGCCGACCTGAGTGACGAGGTGTGGGACGCCATCGAGCGGTTCCGCGAGATCGTCCGCGAGCGATCCCGCCAGGAGCTGGGCCTGGTCGACCAGGCCCGGCTGCGACTGGGCCGGTTCTCGAAGTACGACGACATCGACGATGCCGTCGAGGACCTCTTCGGGGAGCTGGAGGTGCCCGACGAGGTGGCCGCGGCGGTCGACGAGGCGAGCGAGCAGGTGAAGGCCGGCGACCCCGGCGAGGCACGCCAGCAGCTCTACGACGAGTTCGGCGGCATCTGTGACCGTGAGCGCCCGGACTTCCACCCCATCGGCAACACCGGTCGGAAGAGCTACTGTCACCGCCACACCGACGAGTACGAGGATCCCGAGCTGGTGATAGAGCGGCGGATCGATGACGAGTGA
- a CDS encoding ABC transporter ATP-binding protein, whose translation MASQSPADAGASVEADEEPLLSVRDLRTVYYTDKETIYAVDGIDFDVRRGETVGIVGESGSGKSVTARSIMGLIESPGKILEGSSIRFDGQELTEFTPKEYQHIRGSGIGMVSQDPQQSLNPVYTVGNQIMEALEVNRGMTGEPAREKAVELLEAVAIPDAARRLNEYPHEFSGGMRQRAVIAMMLACDPEFLICDEPTTALDVTIQAQILELLRDLQEEHGLSIIFITHDMGVMAEIADRVNVMYAGQIVEQAPVEELFADPKHPYTQGLLEAIPGRNAAGEQLRTIEGDVPTPNAPADHCRFAPRCPEAFDACDRIPPQQVSVGDGSEHTASCLLYPEGMTEEERIEHHRAAAEERERGRTDDGSKP comes from the coding sequence ATGGCATCCCAGTCGCCCGCCGACGCGGGCGCGAGCGTCGAGGCCGACGAGGAGCCGCTGCTGTCGGTCAGGGACCTCCGGACGGTGTACTACACCGACAAGGAGACCATCTACGCGGTCGACGGGATCGACTTCGACGTCCGGCGGGGCGAGACCGTCGGCATCGTCGGCGAGTCCGGCTCCGGCAAGTCCGTCACCGCCCGCTCCATCATGGGGCTGATCGAGTCCCCCGGCAAGATCCTGGAGGGCTCCTCCATCCGGTTCGACGGCCAGGAGCTGACCGAGTTCACGCCGAAGGAGTACCAGCACATCCGCGGGAGCGGCATCGGGATGGTCTCGCAGGACCCCCAGCAGTCGCTCAACCCCGTCTACACGGTCGGCAACCAGATCATGGAGGCCCTGGAGGTCAACCGGGGTATGACCGGCGAGCCGGCCCGGGAGAAGGCGGTCGAGCTGCTGGAGGCGGTCGCCATCCCGGACGCGGCCCGGCGGCTCAACGAGTACCCGCACGAGTTCTCCGGCGGGATGCGCCAGCGGGCGGTTATCGCGATGATGCTGGCGTGTGACCCGGAGTTCCTGATCTGCGACGAACCGACGACGGCCCTGGACGTGACGATCCAGGCCCAGATCCTCGAGCTGCTGCGGGACCTGCAGGAGGAACACGGCCTCTCGATCATCTTCATCACCCACGACATGGGGGTGATGGCGGAGATCGCCGACCGCGTCAACGTGATGTACGCGGGTCAGATCGTCGAGCAGGCCCCCGTCGAGGAGCTGTTCGCGGACCCGAAACACCCGTACACGCAGGGACTGCTGGAGGCGATCCCCGGGCGGAACGCCGCCGGCGAGCAGCTCCGGACCATCGAGGGCGACGTGCCGACGCCGAACGCGCCGGCCGACCACTGCCGGTTCGCGCCCCGCTGTCCGGAGGCGTTCGACGCCTGTGACCGGATTCCCCCGCAGCAGGTGTCGGTCGGAGACGGCTCCGAGCACACCGCCTCCTGCCTGCTGTACCCCGAGGGGATGACCGAGGAGGAGCGCATCGAACACCACCGCGCGGCCGCGGAGGAGCGCGAACGTGGTCGTACCGACGACGGGAGCAAACCATGA
- a CDS encoding ABC transporter permease has translation MASSTNTQAAESVRRDDSTLLSRIVENPRPGLRWGSVMAVLVLVELGAFLGGLLTVVEAALIGVTGLIEEALKPLSSSASGAVLEFQQSTAGFISGLRDGTTGIPTLLSRELIPNQGYQPGGSGAWEGTFLNLAPPYAWAIRLTLVVVYALFLAYWLFQGWLVFREHYRQADWSPTDDIIDKLRGHRWGQFGIIVLVLFLTMGLFGPAMGPTTVKQNILSPYSEDSQIQYWSEETNSVETVFAGEANFNSKSIGAEDSNVGPMTYDDYGRFHPFGTLTNGRDLFTFMMGGARISLIVTGLAIGLGTFLAGGLAMVSAFYKGTVDLGILTLADGVVAVPQLLLLIMVSAVFANHWLGDILDGGFLLAVIFGLTIWPFLWRAVRGPALQVAQEAWVDAAKSFGQRPRVIMRKHMFPYIMGYLLIYASMSAGGIIISLSALSFLGNGLGISPPTPAWGRAVSLGQGLVSGPSWHISFIPGAMIVLLVTGMNAFGDGLRDAIDPESDTGGGGEATAAGGGG, from the coding sequence ATGGCAAGCAGTACGAACACTCAGGCCGCGGAATCGGTGCGGCGAGACGACTCGACGCTGCTGTCGCGGATCGTCGAGAACCCCCGACCGGGACTCCGGTGGGGCTCGGTCATGGCGGTCCTCGTCCTCGTCGAGCTGGGGGCCTTCCTCGGCGGCCTCCTCACGGTCGTCGAGGCGGCGCTGATCGGCGTCACGGGCCTCATCGAGGAGGCCCTCAAGCCGCTCTCGTCGTCGGCGTCCGGGGCGGTGCTGGAGTTCCAGCAGTCGACGGCCGGGTTCATCTCCGGGCTCCGCGACGGCACCACGGGCATCCCGACGCTGCTCAGCCGCGAACTCATCCCCAACCAGGGCTACCAGCCCGGGGGAAGCGGTGCCTGGGAAGGGACCTTCCTCAACCTGGCACCGCCGTACGCGTGGGCCATCCGCCTGACGCTGGTGGTGGTGTACGCGCTGTTCCTGGCCTACTGGCTGTTCCAGGGCTGGCTCGTCTTCCGCGAGCACTACCGGCAGGCCGACTGGTCGCCCACCGACGACATCATCGACAAGCTCCGCGGCCACCGCTGGGGCCAGTTCGGCATCATCGTGCTGGTGCTGTTCCTGACGATGGGGCTGTTCGGCCCGGCGATGGGGCCGACGACCGTCAAGCAGAACATCCTCTCGCCGTACTCGGAGGACTCCCAGATCCAGTACTGGTCGGAGGAGACCAACTCCGTCGAAACCGTCTTCGCCGGGGAGGCGAACTTCAACTCCAAGTCCATCGGCGCCGAGGACAGCAACGTCGGCCCGATGACCTACGACGACTACGGCCGGTTCCACCCGTTCGGAACGCTGACCAACGGGAGAGACCTGTTCACCTTCATGATGGGCGGGGCTCGCATCTCGCTCATCGTCACCGGGCTGGCCATCGGCCTCGGGACGTTCCTGGCCGGCGGGCTGGCGATGGTGTCGGCGTTCTACAAGGGTACCGTCGACCTGGGTATCCTGACGCTGGCCGACGGCGTCGTCGCGGTGCCACAGTTGCTGTTGCTGATCATGGTGAGCGCCGTGTTCGCCAACCACTGGCTCGGCGATATCCTGGACGGGGGCTTCCTGTTGGCGGTGATATTCGGGTTGACCATCTGGCCGTTCCTCTGGCGGGCGGTCCGTGGTCCGGCCCTCCAGGTGGCCCAGGAGGCCTGGGTCGACGCCGCCAAGAGCTTCGGCCAGCGCCCCCGGGTCATCATGCGTAAGCACATGTTCCCGTACATCATGGGCTACCTGCTCATCTACGCCTCCATGTCGGCGGGAGGCATCATCATCAGCCTCTCGGCCCTGTCGTTCCTGGGCAACGGGCTGGGGATCAGCCCGCCGACCCCGGCGTGGGGTCGTGCGGTCTCGCTGGGCCAGGGCCTGGTCTCGGGCCCGTCCTGGCACATCTCGTTCATCCCCGGCGCGATGATCGTGCTGCTCGTGACCGGGATGAACGCCTTCGGTGACGGGCTCCGGGACGCCATCGACCCCGAGAGCGACACCGGCGGCGGCGGTGAGGCCACGGCCGCCGGGGGTGGTGGCTGA
- a CDS encoding ABC transporter permease, producing MNRSLYILKRLALALPVILFGLTVTFLILYRGPLDPANAILGRDAAPSDVRRLRIALGYINPDGSTVPLWEQYYGVMSDLLTVDFGKSWAVQRNVAVSQLIIGRMPATLWLGFWSVMVALVVGIPVGFFAGLRANTLSDYVASGGGIIWRAMPNFWLAVILAGSLTAGGLMSWYRHWPCGPEQVNCVWRTDVVSTPDEVNNLFSTIELFNGIPVLEMLFIPIPNAFNMVIAFKWILPAALVLGSASMGNEIRIGRTAVLESINSKYVETAKAKGLSPRRIIVKHVGRNASIPLLPVIMGEFYLLIGGSVLVEKVFSINGLGNLFFRAIVVPDIPVVMALVFIFVVINQVFNITQDLLYTVIDPRVTLEDTG from the coding sequence GTGAACCGCTCGCTCTACATCCTGAAGCGGCTGGCACTGGCGCTTCCCGTGATCCTGTTCGGGCTCACGGTGACGTTCCTGATCCTCTACCGGGGGCCGCTCGACCCGGCGAACGCCATCCTCGGCCGCGACGCCGCCCCCTCGGACGTCCGGCGGCTCCGGATCGCCCTGGGCTACATCAATCCGGACGGGTCGACGGTCCCGCTGTGGGAGCAGTACTACGGCGTCATGTCCGACCTGCTGACCGTCGACTTCGGCAAGTCCTGGGCGGTCCAGCGCAACGTCGCGGTGAGCCAGCTCATCATCGGTCGGATGCCGGCGACCCTCTGGCTGGGCTTCTGGTCGGTGATGGTCGCACTGGTGGTGGGCATCCCGGTCGGCTTCTTCGCGGGACTGCGCGCGAACACGCTGAGCGACTACGTCGCCTCCGGTGGTGGCATCATCTGGCGGGCGATGCCGAACTTCTGGTTGGCCGTCATCCTCGCCGGGAGCCTGACGGCCGGCGGCCTGATGTCGTGGTACAGACACTGGCCATGCGGGCCGGAGCAGGTGAACTGCGTCTGGCGGACCGACGTGGTCTCGACACCGGACGAGGTGAACAACCTGTTCTCGACCATCGAGCTGTTCAACGGCATACCGGTGCTCGAGATGCTGTTCATCCCGATTCCGAACGCGTTCAACATGGTCATCGCGTTCAAGTGGATCCTGCCGGCCGCGCTGGTCCTGGGGTCGGCGTCGATGGGCAACGAGATCCGGATCGGCCGGACCGCGGTGCTGGAGAGCATCAATTCGAAGTACGTCGAGACCGCGAAGGCGAAGGGCCTCTCTCCCCGGCGCATCATCGTCAAGCACGTCGGCCGGAACGCATCGATCCCGCTGCTCCCGGTCATCATGGGGGAGTTCTACCTGCTGATCGGCGGCTCGGTCCTGGTCGAGAAGGTGTTCTCCATCAACGGCCTGGGGAACCTGTTCTTCCGGGCCATCGTCGTCCCGGACATCCCGGTGGTGATGGCGCTGGTGTTCATCTTCGTCGTCATCAACCAGGTGTTCAACATCACGCAGGACCTGCTGTACACGGTGATCGACCCGCGGGTCACGCTGGAGGACACTGGATAA
- a CDS encoding ABC transporter substrate-binding protein has protein sequence MTENDKSRRKFLKATGATALAAGIAGCSGDGGDGDGDGDGGASPTGSPTPVVKERTEIVPGSTAVEKTGEYSFQIQLRDPFAFAVSVLAYSAFSIVPEGIVGDIQGYDGDMSYEEFSTGNPVGAGPFRFDKWESGDGGEFAATAFEDYHGEPADFDLQDAIIASPTARYNYFLNENADVSGIPTEKYEPNKVDLPDGAGQRTGTYGPLENDKTINMSRTPTINTFYVGFNMEKVPKAVRQAMAYVINREAFVQNVFKARGAGAYHLTPTQIYPGGADAYQEHWQGYDGSDTGGSDFEGLSGYPYSPNENDIAAAKQVMREAGYGPDNRFQLDWLQYESGTWKQMANTIRSRLEAAYIDMNISSAAFGPLLNQTEKGQHEAYTLGWIADYPAPQNFLQLIDPPNTIYDAEGSQPNGARLFWSEDANDDDGVREYMIEQFDRIQNNPGTSDEAQQIRDDAAAKMEEGLWASAALIPIYHRTDDLFWYDTVDYESPGAMGASRSKAINSVKGLDKDTLNGISGTFNSLDPIASGNTASGGKIMDMFDAPFNYPNGSPETENLLVEDFEVSDDLTTYEFKLKEGVQFQGDYGEVTADDAVYSIRRLVESANSTNTYFPLSVLNIDRETRTVTYTATPSSEE, from the coding sequence ATGACCGAGAACGACAAATCGCGTCGGAAGTTCCTGAAAGCCACCGGTGCCACCGCCCTGGCAGCCGGTATCGCCGGCTGTTCCGGCGACGGCGGCGACGGCGACGGCGACGGCGACGGTGGCGCCAGCCCGACCGGCAGCCCGACGCCGGTAGTGAAAGAGCGAACCGAGATCGTCCCCGGCTCGACGGCGGTCGAGAAGACCGGCGAGTACTCCTTCCAGATCCAGCTCCGCGACCCCTTCGCCTTCGCGGTGTCCGTCCTGGCCTACTCCGCGTTCTCCATCGTTCCCGAGGGGATCGTCGGCGACATCCAGGGGTACGACGGCGACATGAGCTACGAGGAGTTCTCCACCGGCAACCCCGTCGGCGCCGGCCCGTTCCGGTTCGACAAGTGGGAGTCCGGGGACGGCGGCGAGTTCGCCGCGACCGCGTTCGAGGACTACCACGGTGAGCCGGCCGACTTCGACCTCCAGGACGCCATCATCGCCTCCCCGACGGCTCGGTACAACTACTTCCTCAACGAGAACGCCGACGTGAGCGGTATCCCGACCGAGAAGTACGAGCCGAACAAGGTCGACCTCCCCGACGGGGCCGGCCAGCGGACCGGGACCTACGGCCCGCTCGAGAACGACAAGACGATCAACATGTCCCGGACGCCGACGATCAACACCTTCTACGTGGGCTTCAACATGGAGAAGGTGCCGAAGGCGGTCCGGCAGGCGATGGCCTACGTCATCAACCGCGAGGCGTTCGTCCAGAACGTCTTCAAGGCCCGCGGCGCGGGTGCCTACCACCTCACCCCGACGCAGATCTACCCGGGCGGCGCCGACGCCTACCAGGAGCACTGGCAGGGCTACGACGGCTCCGACACCGGCGGCAGCGACTTCGAGGGACTGAGCGGTTACCCGTACAGCCCCAACGAGAACGACATCGCGGCCGCGAAGCAGGTCATGCGTGAGGCCGGCTACGGGCCGGACAACCGCTTCCAGCTCGACTGGCTCCAGTACGAGAGCGGCACCTGGAAGCAGATGGCCAACACCATCCGCTCGCGGCTGGAGGCGGCCTACATCGACATGAACATCAGCTCGGCGGCGTTCGGGCCGCTGCTGAACCAGACGGAGAAGGGCCAGCACGAGGCGTACACGCTGGGCTGGATCGCCGACTACCCGGCGCCCCAGAACTTCCTCCAGCTGATCGACCCGCCGAACACGATCTACGACGCCGAGGGCTCCCAGCCCAACGGCGCCCGCCTGTTCTGGTCCGAGGACGCCAACGACGACGACGGCGTCCGCGAGTACATGATCGAGCAGTTCGACCGCATCCAGAACAACCCGGGCACCTCCGACGAGGCCCAGCAGATCCGCGACGACGCCGCGGCCAAGATGGAGGAGGGCCTCTGGGCGTCGGCCGCGCTGATCCCCATCTACCACCGGACCGACGACCTGTTCTGGTACGACACGGTCGACTACGAGTCGCCGGGCGCCATGGGCGCGTCCCGGTCGAAGGCCATCAACTCCGTCAAGGGCCTCGACAAGGACACCCTCAACGGCATCTCGGGCACGTTCAACTCCCTCGACCCCATCGCCTCCGGGAACACCGCGAGCGGTGGGAAGATCATGGACATGTTCGACGCGCCGTTCAACTACCCCAACGGGTCGCCCGAGACGGAGAACCTCCTCGTCGAGGACTTCGAGGTCAGCGACGACCTGACGACCTACGAGTTCAAGCTCAAGGAGGGCGTCCAGTTCCAGGGTGACTACGGCGAGGTGACGGCCGACGACGCCGTCTACTCCATCCGCCGCCTGGTCGAGTCGGCGAACTCGACGAACACCTACTTCCCGCTCTCGGTCCTCAACATCGACCGCGAGACGCGGACGGTCACCTACACGGCGACGCCGAGCAGCGAAGAGTAA
- a CDS encoding DUF7556 family protein, with translation MSPDTARASGLAPDCEVMGSVDDDRFVIAAICRDGAWLSMQAGEALDLEGWR, from the coding sequence ATGTCACCCGACACCGCCCGGGCGTCCGGACTGGCCCCGGACTGTGAGGTGATGGGCTCCGTCGACGACGACCGGTTCGTCATCGCCGCGATCTGTCGCGACGGTGCCTGGCTCTCGATGCAGGCTGGGGAGGCCCTCGATCTCGAGGGCTGGCGGTAG